The following is a genomic window from Cervus canadensis isolate Bull #8, Minnesota chromosome 25, ASM1932006v1, whole genome shotgun sequence.
GTCCTTGgtcacagaactaagatcccacaagccagcatagcatagccaaaaataaaaaaggcaagaaaCCACTCCCAGGCCCTAGTTTGCCAATCCTGCAACTGTAATTTAAACACTTATCCTGTACCCTAACCCTACACACCTGTTTTCAATTTACCTGAACAGTTgtgatgtatttttatttatttatttgtaaactttCAGCTGCACCACatagcatgcaggaccttagttccctgaccagcgatcgaACTCAtggcctctgcagtggaagggtgcagtcttaccactggactgccagggaagttccctgtggtatatttttaataaattgctgctgctgctgctaaatcgcttcagtcgtgtccgactctgtgcgaccccatagatggcagcccaccaggctccccgtccctgagattctccaggcaagaacaatggagtgggttgccattcccttctccaatgcgtgaaagtgaaaagttaaagtgaagccgctcagttgtgtccgactctttgcgaccccatggactgcagcctaccaggctcctccctccatgggattttccaggggtgccattgccttctccgtttaatagattaaattataataaattttctcatgagaaaatatttaaataataggtATCTTTCAAATCAAATATATTGAAggacacattattttttttacatcacAATAGGTAATATAAGATAGTTTACTAGAAAACAATagcaagaaattaaaagcaaCCCGAATATCCAAATATAggcatttattaattaaattatattaccCCCATAAAGGGAACTATGACCCATCTATTAAAAGTATCAtgggtagggacttccctgctggttaagactccaggcttccactgcaaggggcatgggtttgatccctgcttggggaatgaggatcccacacgccgtgtggtatggccaaaaaaaccatATCACAAGTAAATATTATATACtgctaagttaaaaaaacaaactcacaggtTTCAAAGTAGTTTGAACAAtacatttcaatttttgtttaataatatTATAGTAGCTACAACTGGATATTAAGGTAACaggtaattttcttttccttttttcgcGGCATTATATTCATTGCactaaaaaaaggtaaaaagatatttCTCTGGTGATTAAAGAGGCAGGAAAAATTGGACTGTGGATCAATTCATTATCTTCCCCAAAGCAAAGACTGGGCTCTGGGCTTGCTGGGTGGTGAGAATGAAGAGCAGCATGTAGCCGCAGTCAGACAAGGGAGCTGAGACCATTCTGGGGAGTAGAGATTAAGGAGGGCGGTGTCTCTCGTCATAAAGAggccattgtgtgtgtgctcagtcactcgatcgtgtctgactgtgaccccacgggctgtagcctgccaggctcctgtgtccatgggatttctcaggcaagaaaactgggatggattgccatgtcctcctccaggggatcttcccgacccagggactgaatgcgggtctcctgcattgcaggtgggttccttaccactgagccaccggagaagctcACTCAGGGCCTTATAATCTACGAAGCACAGGCGGCAGTTAGGACTAGGGACAGGTGAGCCAGCGTGAGGTGGGGGAGCGGCCTCTCACCACTTTTCCAGATGTTCCAACCCTCCGACAGGGGGCGCTCCAATGCAGGCTTTCTGCTGCTGGACTTTCCACTCCTCCAACTTGGGCAGCAATAGCTCAATTAAGGTAGTTAACTGGCCTAGCAGTGCTTTGGAGACATCCAGCACCTCCTATGGCAGACATAAAGTAAGTACTGAGAGCCTCTCACCATTACCCTCCACCATCCAACGAGGCGTGAAGAGACAAAGGAACCAAGGCCAGGAAGCCAGGGCTCCTGATGCCTCCTTTTCCCCAGTTCCCTGCTGCCCACTCCTTCTGTCCTCTGACTCCCACCTTTCTCTGTCTGTCCAGTTCATTGAGTGTTTCCTGAAGAATGTCCATCCGTCTGGTCTGACGGGGGTCCAAAGAAGGTGTCTTCACTGGATGGCAGGAGAGGGCGGGAGACAAGCGCTCAGACCTAGggctcctccccctctcctccctgacCCAGACCTCAACtagaggcaggagaggggagtttcaaagggagaagaaggggaaccAGGAGAAGCACAGGCACCTCTGGGCCCTCAGGCAAACTGCATCACCTTGCTAGAAACAGAAGCCCACTCCATCGGCCAAGGCAGTTTCCCAAACACCTCCTCCAACCTTCACCAGCTATCCCTCGGTTTACATCACTACCCTGACCTCTACGACATACCCTGTCACTTCCAGCGTTGCAGGGCAGCAGGACTATAACCAGCAAGATGCAGCCACAAGTGATCACCACTTACTGGGACTTTTCCCTTCTGCTCTACTCTACCCCCCGCCTCCCGGTaggcaccccaccccccaaagtgCTGTCTACCTGATTTCTCGATATTATATCGGAAACAGAAGACATCCTGCTGGTCTTTCAGTTGGCTGATGGATTTCACCAGCTTCTGCAGAAGAGATGAGACCCCAGTGAGGCTGCCTCGGTGAGAGGAGGCAGGTTGAATCCTGCCCACCCTGGCTCTTGCCACATCTACCAACCTCCTTCATAGCTTGTAATTTCAGGATCCGGGAATCAAGTTCATGCTGCTGGCTCTCCCCAGGTGCTTCAGGGGCTGGCTCTCGTTGCTCCTGAAATAAAAGGCTATGAGCACTTTTCAACTCTGACCTGTCACCCCTAAAATCCAGACCTGAAATTAAACCACAGGATGTGGAGAGATCTTGTTCTGAGGCAAATTTCCTGAGTCTTTCGCGTGGTCCCTCTCTACTGCAGGAGCTTTTCAACACACTACCAAATTGTTCTCACCAGCTGAGCCCTCTGAGCCCAGgtcagaattcttttttcttccagaagGAGGTTAAAGATCATCTCAGCCAACTGGGTAGAGCCAGTGGGAAGGGCCTGCagtaggaaaagaggaagaagtgaTAGAACTCAACTGCCATCAATGAACTACCACCTCAGACCCTCCCCACTGGTGACCTCGGTATTCTCCCCTTCTTCAGGATCCCAAGCCCTACCCGTTTTCACCACTGGTTCCTCAAACCCTAGCCTCTTTAATAGGATCATCTAGACTCTGCCCTTCTCTCTTCCAGGGATCCCCTAAATCCAGACTCTGTCCTTTTCCCCCCAAATCTTCTCCTGTCCATTTGAACCTCCAGGTCTTGTTCCACATTCCATATCCAGAAAGTCCTCCTCTTCACTCAGCTCCCATTCCTACTGTGTTATCCCCCGCTCCTCTGAGTACCTGAATGTCCCGATAGAATTTTCGCAAGTTGTGCTGTAGCAAAAAATACTCAGGGTCTTGGCTGCATCGGCCACACTCAGAGTTGAGTTGGTCCAAGAAGTGGAAGAATAGCATATTAGCCATGGCAGCATCGTTCCCCAGCGCGGCTTCCTGCCTGGGGACCAGGAAGAACAAGGATGAGTGTGTCTGCAGGACTGGTACTATTGTGAGGCCTTTCAACCCCTTCCAGGTGTCTCCAGGATCCTGGGGGCTCAGGAGAAAGAAATCACTCTCTTCATCCCCCCCCGATTCCCAGAAGGCCTCACCAGTTCTGATCTTCAATCCAGACAGCCAAGTGCTGCCGAACGTCCATCGGCAGGAGGCTGTTTGAGTAGAGCTCATGCAGCTGGTCCTGAAATGGGCTGTCAAGGTTCTGGAGCATCTCCCACTGCGCCATCTGGGGTCTGAGCCTGAAGGATGCAGGTTCCCAATTGGAAATTTTGCTGGACTAAATCATCCACAGTCTCATGATTATTTAttattacaaatttaaaaattaaaccataccagcaagaaaaaaattaaagtctagaTTGATCCCACTTCCAATCTTggtcccttttccttctctccagaaGTAACCAGTATTACCAGTTTGGTGCATATTTTTCCATGGAGTATTATTTAAGAGCTCCAATGTGTAGGCCTTTTTTGTTTCAGTGGTAATTTTCAAATACACAACAAAGTTGAGTGAGTAGTACAAGGATCATCCATGTACCCGTCACCCAACTTCAACAATCAGTAATGGTATTTCcaaaatctttatttcatttatctcccCAGTGAACTTATACATGCATTTGCTTGGTTTTGTACACACTTATGCTAGACCATTTAAAAGTCAGTCTTGAGTTTTTATTTCAGCATTATCCCTGCTGGCCCCAAACCTTTTATCAGAGGCTGAAACCTCCGTGGAGATAAACTGCTCTCCCAGTTGGAAGGAGGAGCTCCACTCTTTACCAGATGCTTAAGATGCCTAAACACTGTGGAAGGGGTCACTCAATCCCTAGGACTATGACACTTTTATGACCTCTGTCAATTTCTAATTCTTCATGTGGATTATCAACTTTGTGAGATAATCAACACACAAATTTCAATTGAGTGAAACCAATTTCACTCAAAACTGGTTTTTGCCGGTCACCAAACAGGCTGGGTGAAGAACTGTTCTCCTTACCTCTCCCTGCCCACTGCCATCTGTCTGTTTAGAAAATCTAAACTTCTTGCAGCCTAAGcctaacagaaaagaataaacacCCCCTTCTGTGGGCTAAGAAAAGGTCACATGATTTAATTACAATCAAATGCTTAGGGTGGGAAAGATTCTTTTCCACCAGTAATCATTTCTTCTTCTGGAAGTAGGAACAGGGGAAGAAAAGAATTGGGCAGGGACTCCGCCATTTTAACCCTTTTAATAGAGCTTGACTTTTTAAACTCTGTATttgtattgcttttaaaaaaaaaaaaacaaatgaccaGGCCTCAGTTCCTAAGGAATTAATCAGCTTGTATTAATAAAGCAAAGCAGCAAGTAAACCCTGAggtttaaatatgaaaaataaaaacaaaaaacctggcgTTCTTAAATAGATTGCAAAACACGGAGGTTAAGGGCTAAAAACTCTTCTTTCTCCAGTTACCTATTACTCGTTCAGGTGCACATTTTGTTCTCCACAAGCTTTTCTGAATTgaactgtaatttttttcttttgctgaggATCAGAAATAACACAGACCAACCTgaagagtgggatggggtgggaggtgggaggaggttcgcgagggaggggacacatatataccaatggctgattcacgcagatacatggcagaaaccaacacaatactctaaagcaattaccctccaataaaccacacacacacagaccaaaaGGTAAGTGTTGGCCAAGACGCTGAACCAATGCAACAACGCCAGGTTTCGGGTCTTGGAAGCAGGGGTGTTTCTGGAATGGGGCATTACGATTGGACCCCTAGGTTGGCCAGGAGGGGCAGCAAGCGACAGCTCCTATTTCTACCTGGAAACAGAGTCTGACCCCTCCGGGGTGTACCCGCCCGGGCCTACCTTCCATCTGAGGAGAAAACTTGCGCCTCCACCTACACCCCCGCGCGCCCCCTCAAGGCCAGTACCTGGTCAGGGTCTCAGGCCCAGGTCCCAGCAGCAGCTCCGGCCCAGGCTTCCGGTCGCCAGAAACGTTCCGGCACCAGGGCCTCCAGACACGCCCTCGGCTTCTGCCGGCGTCTCGGACCCGCCCCCTTTCCGCAGGCTTGAGAAAGAGGCAGAATCTCAGAGCTCTTCACTTCCAGACGGGCACCTCGGCACCGGCTGCCAATCAGCCAAACGCTTCCCCAGGCCGTGAGCTCATTGGCGCCACCACAGCACCGCCTCCCCGAGGGGCGGGGCAGGAGGAGCCGAAGCCACACCCCCAGCGCCCGCAATCGGTGGGCGGGCTCAAGTAAGCCCCGCCCCGTGCGTGCGGAGGGAGGAGCCCGGTTAGCAGAGTTGCTCAGGACTGAAACAGCTGATTTCCGAGAAGCAGAACCCACTCGGCGGAACCGAGACTAGTTCAAGATCTTGGAGGCGTTGATCTAAGAAGCGGGCGGAATTGCGACACTTTGGGACGGGAAGGGGAGGGCTCAAGTAACGACAACAGTAACAATGACAAAATCTGCTTTATTGTTGGTACGGTGCTAAGCATTAGTACAGCGTGCCGTTTCTAATTTCCACGAAACCTATTGAGATGCAAATCATTACCCTcactttagaaattttaaaaaactgagtttgGAGAAATAAGTTACTAGTCAATGGTCACTGAAGCTCTGACAAGTGGAGCCTGGATTCCAAGCCAAATCCTCTGATTCCAAACCACaaactttaaaattcttacaCGTTACAGTACTGCTTTTCTCCTTGATAAGAAATCAGAGATTTGGATTTTGAACACACACATTACAACTTACAGGATACTAGGTCTAGTCATCAGTGTTTACCAccttcttttattatttacttatttatttttggccacatcgcCAAAAGGTGAGCAGAAAAACGTTAGCTCTTCTCATTCccctctttctttgcctttttgtcaTCTCAGAACACTTAATCCTGATCTGGTTATGGATTGTAGTTTATAGAAGGGAAGGAATCGGAGAGAGTTCTGCTGGATTAAGTGGACTGGATTGAATTCTCTTTAGTCAGAGGtcactatctttttattttattattttttattttggctgtgctgcatggcttgcatgatcttagttccctgaccggggattgaacctaggccctctGTCAGTGAAAGGGTGGAGGCCTAACAGTTGGCTCCTACCACCTTCTTCTATATCCTAATATTCCAATACCTAGGATCTAAGCCACAGTTGTTGAATAAGGTCCACCCCCAGCATGGATTTGAACTTACTACTTCTGACACTAAAGGGGCCATGACAGTTGTTTCTTCCACTTCACTCATATCTGAGGTGCTCCCCAAGACCTCCTCGCTGGTCTCTGGTGGAGGGGTGTTTGCCTCTCTCTCATAGTAATACTGGATCAACCGCTGAACCCCAGCCTTCAGTGCAGGTTTAAGTGCAATGCCGATCGCTAGCCCTGTGGGTCCCCGTGACGGTCCAGCCATGGCCGTCAGAAGGTCATATCCCAGATCTATGACCCCGTCTCGGCCTCGTGCCTTGGCCACGTCCGGGCAGTTCTGAACGGCATAATACACTGCTGTGCCCAGGTTGTAGAAGGTTCCCACTCCCGGCAACATCTGGGCTATGTTGTGCACACtctgctcctgctcctgctcACAGTCTTTGGCGGAGGGCGACCGTCGGGCTCTCCGTGGGCCTGGGTTCTCTCCAGCCCACAGCTGCAGAGCAGAGGTCAGAGCATCTACTGACACTCCCCTCcctctgcttctgcttctctccAGCTCTTGCAGATGTCTGATGAGGGTCTGTGTAGCGTTTACACCCCCTTGGCGGTACAGCTGAAGCTGCAGGACCTGTACATCAGCTTGACAACCAGCTCTCTCCAGGGCGATCGTCAGTGGCAGGCTCACCAGGAACCTGGTGAGAGGGGCCATCTGAGTGAAGCCAGGGAGGGATTTGGGAAGAAGGGTCTGGCAAGACAAGGGGTATGAGGAAGTTAGCGAGGATTCCAAGGGTGAAGGAAGATGTAGTAAGACATCCGTCTGGTTTCCAGATGAAATGGCGTCTGCAGTGTGCAGCAGGAAGCAGCAAagaagtagctcaactggtaacATGATGAGTCTGAGACCATGCAGGTTCGTAGCAGGGTGGACTGGAGAGAGGAGAAACCAGAAACATACAAACTGTCTCCTTAAGGGCTGTGGTCCGAAAGGAGCCCAGGACTCAGGGCGAACCTCACCTGTTACTTCCAAACTTCTGATCTTTTTTAGCTAAAGGACTAAAAAACAGGAAACTCAACCCAATTGTTCCCACTtgaccttctccatcttcaggTCTTCCTCAGCATGATTCCCACCCATTTATAAGGAGCTCCAAATTACCACACAGTCCAGTGATTCAGAAGTGAGACCGCCTTGATGGATTTGGTAGCTCCTCGATCCTGTTCTGCCGACTCCTCTGCCCCACGAAGAGAGCAGATGTACTGGCTTTCCTCTAGTATCAGTAAGAGATGTAATCTCTGCAAATATTTGTTCCTCTGTTCTGGCTTCTCAGACTTTGTGCACTTGTCCCACACTTGGCCTCAGTATCTAAAAACTTTGGCATTTGGCATTTCCAACCAATCCCTGCCACGTTCCCACTTTAGCTCATGATAGAAGCTGGGAGACCCAGAATCAGAAGAGATTAGATGTCTATgattcccttttatttctcttttcagtttaaaaattaaattagcaaGCTACAGTGTCTCATTGGGGATTTATTACAGGGGGATGGATGAGGAAAAAAGTTCAAATGCTTCTCATGCTGAGATGTATTACAGGCACAGTATatgctaactgaaagaaaaaatgaaaaatagaaagtgaaataaGGACTGAGAGCTACCAGGTGGAGAAGGGCAAGGTTAAAGCCAGCACTGGGATGAAATAGAGTATATCTGTTCTAAGTAGTGTCCAACATTTCTGCCTACTTACTGTGTcccatcttatttatttatttgcctatgTTTGGTATTtgttccagcaccagggtcttcgTTACattgtgtgggcttctctctagttgtggtgcatagttgagggtgtatgggcttagttAACCTGTGGGATGCGGGATCTTagtgcccagaccagggatcaaacctgcgtcccctgcattggaaggcagattcttaaccactgaaccatcagcgAAGTCCCTGTCCCATCTTTGAACACCGTCCTGGGAGAGCAGACCTGTTTACAGTGTGGCATTGAATatctgcagtaaagaatctggacAAGTTCCTGAATCAGTTTCTCCATAAAGCACTTCAGAATAGCTGTAGAACATTTTATAAATCATGTTGTCGTCATCCATAGACATTGAGAGGCTCTTAACTTGGGGATGTTTTAAGCTTTTTACCTAATTCTTCAACTAGTTCCCAAGACTCATACTGGCAGTTCTAGAAGAGGTTGATTCCAAAAGGTCTGAATTGTGTTACACAACATGGGAGATGGCTTCTCAGCGAGTTCAATCGTCATCCAGGTTAACTGGCAGACCGGCCCGCCCAAAGGGTTGGGTTGTATTCACCATCATTAATAAACCTCTCAAGGTAAGTAGCTGAGTTTTTGATTCATCCAGTCCTCCCTGGGGGTCCCCCAAGATTCCTCAGAATGACTTTAGCATTGCCAGTGccttttcctttgttgtgctTTTTGCTCTCACGGATGAGGGGTTCGGTCCTtttctcctgtcttttttttttttttttttagcggcGCGCGGCTCAGGGCGCGCACTCGGACCGGCCGGCGGACCCGGGCGCGCCGCCGCCAGCGCCTTTTCTCCTGTCTTAACAAGCTGAATCTGCAGAATGTGAGCCTCAGCTTGTGCAACCAGCCTCTTCCAGGACCACCTCCAAAGCTGAGTTGGATAGATGCTCAAGCAGAGGGGctaaggaggggggagggggccaCATACAAGAGATGCTGGCAGGTTTTAGGATCTGGGAGAGGGATATGGTTGGAGAGCAGGTTCAGAGGATGCCCAATTTCTGAGATAGGCTGCTGGAAGGTCGGGGCCCCTCCCTGGGCGTTTCTTGGGAAGGCAGCCACTGGGGACAGCAAGACACAGCAAAGGAGCAGCACAGTCTGGATCACGGTGGGTCCCGGAGCAGCCCTGCTGGAGAGAAGCAGCGCTCAGACTGGGCAGTGGGGAAAGGC
Proteins encoded in this region:
- the APOF gene encoding apolipoprotein F; the protein is MLPVELLLCCFLLHTADAISSGNQTDVLLHLPSPLESSLTSSYPLSCQTLLPKSLPGFTQMAPLTRFLVSLPLTIALERAGCQADVQVLQLQLYRQGGVNATQTLIRHLQELERSRSRGRGVSVDALTSALQLWAGENPGPRRARRSPSAKDCEQEQEQSVHNIAQMLPGVGTFYNLGTAVYYAVQNCPDVAKARGRDGVIDLGYDLLTAMAGPSRGPTGLAIGIALKPALKAGVQRLIQYYYEREANTPPPETSEEVLGSTSDMSEVEETTVMAPLVSEVVSSNPCWGWTLFNNCGLDPRYWNIRI